The following proteins come from a genomic window of Pyxidicoccus sp. MSG2:
- a CDS encoding AAA family ATPase, whose protein sequence is MRRWMTATCQPPLVGRASHLVRLKDLAVEVRRGLGRAVWLVGEAGLGKSRLKNALVEQLASDGFEVFEGSGLALPGMPGGAFRELLEATRGLRPPPGVGWVSSADAELLARFLEGRERQGVPASLSAERTALFDALCHALMPHRRPRLLILEDWQHADPFSHALIEVLVSRLSHTPLFLLALQRPGGTAPVPLSAEVVTVGPLSDDEATALLEQRVRSSCAPVTPEVRAALLEAGAGHPLHLLHAITLQEERPELPVPGTGGAVLGARLRALSATQREALQSASVLGPSFPRTVLGALVGGCAPLAPLEAGGWLRAAAGGRYTWAVCLPEGLLGDVAPDSHALHRRAAEAHESLPVELRRRACADLSRHWLSADAPERALPHLLELAGWHRAALETDFALGVYRFALGQALGLEPAASLDWQRVLWERMGDAHRLAGAREDAEYSWRTSRTLDAREPVPPLGDRARRLHKLGSVLFALGRFEEVLVVAEEGQREGVQSLPTLAAGLEADAALALCGLGRFEQARTRLRLARERLRLAPPESGPARAAVEAALHRAMGNVLMGKGQPEQATAEYLAVLRWSEVSGDTWEHSTALLHLGDAHARAGDRERATHFFQLALELESRTGDRWGMAHTHHGLALLHTQADAPELAKEDAVRGLQLASMVGDLKLKSRLRFALGRAQLRLGELEEAGKQLQLAAQDAAAVGARTEQLQAEAALRVLGTRR, encoded by the coding sequence GTGCGCAGGTGGATGACCGCCACCTGCCAGCCCCCACTCGTGGGGCGCGCCTCGCACCTGGTGCGGCTGAAGGACCTCGCGGTGGAAGTCCGGCGCGGGCTCGGCCGCGCGGTGTGGCTGGTGGGCGAGGCGGGGCTGGGCAAGTCGCGGCTGAAGAACGCGCTCGTCGAGCAGCTCGCGAGCGACGGCTTCGAGGTATTCGAGGGCAGTGGCCTGGCCCTCCCCGGGATGCCGGGCGGCGCCTTCCGTGAGTTGCTCGAGGCCACCCGGGGCCTGCGGCCGCCGCCGGGAGTGGGGTGGGTGTCCAGCGCGGACGCGGAGTTGCTGGCGCGGTTCCTGGAGGGCCGTGAGCGGCAGGGCGTCCCGGCGAGCCTCTCCGCCGAGCGCACCGCGCTGTTCGATGCCCTCTGCCACGCGCTCATGCCCCACCGCCGTCCGAGGTTGCTCATCCTGGAGGACTGGCAGCACGCGGACCCGTTCAGCCATGCGCTCATCGAAGTCCTGGTGTCGCGCCTCTCACACACGCCGCTGTTCCTGCTCGCGCTCCAGCGTCCCGGGGGCACGGCACCGGTGCCGCTGTCGGCCGAGGTGGTCACGGTGGGGCCGCTCTCCGACGACGAGGCCACCGCGCTCCTCGAGCAGCGCGTGCGCTCCTCCTGCGCGCCCGTGACGCCGGAGGTGCGCGCGGCCCTCCTGGAGGCGGGCGCGGGGCATCCGCTGCACCTGCTGCATGCCATCACCCTTCAAGAGGAGCGCCCCGAGTTGCCGGTGCCCGGCACGGGTGGGGCGGTGCTCGGCGCGCGGCTGCGGGCGCTGTCTGCCACGCAGCGCGAGGCGCTCCAGTCGGCCTCCGTGCTCGGGCCCTCGTTTCCCCGGACGGTGCTGGGGGCGCTGGTGGGCGGCTGCGCGCCGCTCGCGCCGCTGGAGGCGGGCGGGTGGCTGCGGGCCGCCGCGGGCGGACGGTACACGTGGGCCGTGTGTCTTCCGGAGGGCTTGCTGGGGGACGTCGCTCCCGACTCGCACGCGCTGCACCGCCGGGCCGCGGAGGCCCATGAGTCGCTGCCCGTGGAGCTGCGGCGCCGGGCCTGCGCGGATCTTTCCCGGCACTGGCTCTCCGCCGACGCGCCGGAGCGCGCACTGCCGCACCTGCTGGAGCTGGCGGGGTGGCACCGCGCGGCGTTGGAGACGGACTTCGCGCTCGGGGTGTATCGCTTCGCGCTCGGCCAGGCGTTGGGGTTGGAGCCCGCGGCGTCGCTCGACTGGCAGCGGGTGCTCTGGGAGCGCATGGGGGATGCCCACCGGTTGGCGGGCGCGCGGGAAGACGCCGAGTACTCCTGGCGCACCTCCCGTACGCTCGACGCGCGGGAGCCCGTACCCCCGCTCGGGGACCGGGCGCGGCGGCTCCACAAGCTGGGCTCCGTGCTCTTCGCGCTCGGTCGCTTCGAAGAGGTGTTGGTGGTGGCGGAGGAAGGGCAGCGCGAGGGCGTGCAGTCCCTGCCCACGCTGGCGGCGGGACTGGAGGCTGATGCCGCGCTCGCCCTGTGTGGGCTGGGTCGCTTCGAGCAGGCGCGCACCCGGCTTCGTCTCGCGCGCGAGCGGCTGCGGCTGGCGCCTCCGGAGAGCGGACCCGCGCGGGCCGCGGTGGAGGCCGCCCTGCACCGGGCCATGGGCAACGTACTGATGGGGAAGGGCCAGCCGGAGCAGGCCACCGCGGAGTACCTCGCGGTGCTGCGCTGGAGCGAGGTGTCGGGGGACACGTGGGAGCACTCCACCGCGCTGCTCCACCTCGGTGACGCCCACGCGCGCGCGGGGGACCGGGAGCGCGCGACGCACTTCTTCCAGCTCGCGCTGGAGCTGGAGTCGCGCACCGGGGACCGCTGGGGCATGGCGCACACGCACCACGGGCTGGCGCTCCTGCACACCCAGGCGGATGCGCCGGAGCTGGCGAAGGAGGATGCCGTGCGCGGCCTTCAGCTCGCCTCGATGGTGGGGGACCTCAAGCTGAAGTCCCGGCTGCGCTTCGCGCTCGGGCGGGCGCAGCTGCGGCTGGGAGAACTGGAGGAGGCGGGGAAGCAGCTCCAGCTCGCCGCGCAGGATGCCGCGGCCGTGGGGGCGCGTACGGAGCAGCTTCAAGCGGAGGCAGCGCTCCGGGTGCTCGGCACGCGGCGTTGA
- a CDS encoding LysR family transcriptional regulator encodes MLDWDDLRFFLAIAQHGSLSSAARSLRVTQPTVGRRLDALERKLGSRLFQRTPSGFTLTATGEGIRAHVERMEQDALAAERRATGRDIGLSGTVRVSTTEWLASHVLGPLLVPLAERHPALGIELHSDVRRVSLTQREADLALRAVPFEQQDIFQRKVARLAFGLYAAEDYLARHGAPDFSRQCEGHALVTMSDEQGPIADVAWLRTLASGARIAFRLNNRDVQARMAAAGAGLACLPRCLGDDVKGLRRLATPTPAPTRELWLGVHGDLRGTPRVKEVADFIAREIRRLGPTLNPEDVPQPSRRPRPPRT; translated from the coding sequence ATGCTCGACTGGGATGACCTCCGCTTCTTCCTCGCCATCGCCCAGCACGGCAGCCTCTCGTCCGCCGCGCGCTCGCTGCGGGTGACGCAGCCCACGGTGGGACGGCGCCTGGACGCCCTGGAACGGAAGCTCGGCTCCAGGCTCTTCCAGCGGACGCCGTCGGGTTTCACCCTGACCGCCACCGGCGAAGGAATCCGCGCCCATGTCGAGCGCATGGAGCAGGACGCGCTCGCCGCCGAGCGCCGGGCCACCGGACGCGACATCGGCCTCTCCGGCACCGTGCGCGTGAGCACCACGGAGTGGCTCGCCAGCCACGTGCTCGGGCCGCTGCTCGTCCCGCTGGCCGAGCGACACCCCGCGCTCGGCATCGAACTGCACTCGGACGTGCGCCGGGTCAGCCTGACGCAGCGGGAAGCGGACCTCGCGCTGCGCGCCGTCCCCTTCGAGCAGCAGGACATCTTCCAGCGGAAGGTGGCCCGACTGGCCTTCGGCCTGTACGCGGCGGAGGACTACCTCGCGCGGCACGGAGCGCCGGACTTCTCGCGGCAGTGCGAGGGCCACGCGCTCGTCACCATGAGCGACGAGCAGGGCCCCATCGCCGACGTGGCCTGGCTGCGCACCCTCGCGAGTGGGGCGCGCATCGCCTTCCGCCTGAACAACCGCGACGTCCAGGCGCGCATGGCAGCGGCGGGCGCCGGGCTGGCCTGCCTGCCGCGCTGCCTGGGGGATGACGTGAAGGGCTTGAGACGACTCGCGACACCCACGCCTGCTCCCACGAGGGAGCTCTGGCTCGGCGTCCACGGAGACCTGCGTGGGACACCGCGCGTCAAGGAGGTGGCGGACTTCATCGCCCGGGAAATCCGGCGCCTGGGCCCCACCCTGAATCCGGAGGACGTGCCCCAGCCGTCACGCAGGCCCCGCCCACCGCGCACGTGA
- a CDS encoding MBL fold metallo-hydrolase, whose amino-acid sequence MVFGKMRLVVSLVSLLTACAGTGARPPAAGTLRWFGGPTVLLERDGLRLLTDPMLGSRGPRAFVLPKHPSTGAPDAEVARYVDPPDMDLGRLDAVILRAVGVDGPLGRRSMDAEEALKLITLLNPRRVIPIHHTTFGHYREPVRALEQRAEKAGVGGRLQLPREGEAIDLSR is encoded by the coding sequence ATGGTGTTCGGGAAGATGAGGCTCGTTGTCTCGCTGGTTTCACTGCTCACTGCCTGTGCCGGCACGGGAGCGCGCCCGCCCGCTGCCGGTACGCTGCGCTGGTTCGGTGGTCCCACCGTGCTCCTCGAGCGGGACGGATTGCGACTGCTGACGGACCCCATGCTGGGGTCTCGGGGGCCGCGCGCGTTCGTGCTCCCAAAGCATCCGTCCACCGGAGCGCCCGACGCGGAGGTCGCGCGCTACGTGGACCCTCCGGACATGGACCTCGGGCGGCTCGACGCCGTCATCCTGAGGGCGGTGGGTGTCGATGGCCCGCTCGGACGACGGTCCATGGACGCGGAGGAAGCGCTGAAGCTCATCACGCTGCTGAATCCCCGGCGCGTCATTCCCATCCACCACACCACGTTCGGCCACTACCGCGAGCCCGTGAGGGCGCTGGAGCAGCGAGCGGAGAAGGCGGGTGTTGGCGGGCGCCTCCAGCTCCCGCGCGAGGGCGAGGCCATCGACCTCTCCAGGTAG
- a CDS encoding DUF2007 domain-containing protein, whose translation MRLREGRPYLSQPESSSNLVVLKSCGDSAEAAMLRSLLEAHGIPCVVQGEQHRAMLGVMGGYIEVNVLVASADLDRAQALLDASAEDPAERASQAGPGATDTEEAVCPVHGQRSTLTCGRCGTFLCASCDVQDAQGSPRCEDCAERQVAGGETRRSNRRRLAAWGVLLLMFGPVLFMALAVLLRRILG comes from the coding sequence CTGCGGCTCCGTGAGGGGAGGCCGTACCTGAGCCAGCCGGAATCGTCGTCGAATCTCGTCGTCCTCAAGAGCTGTGGTGATTCGGCCGAAGCGGCCATGCTGCGCTCGCTGCTGGAGGCCCACGGCATCCCCTGCGTCGTCCAGGGAGAGCAGCACCGCGCCATGCTTGGCGTGATGGGCGGATACATCGAGGTCAACGTGCTCGTCGCCTCAGCCGACCTCGACCGGGCCCAGGCGCTTCTCGATGCTTCCGCGGAGGACCCCGCGGAGCGCGCCTCCCAGGCGGGCCCGGGCGCCACGGACACCGAGGAGGCGGTGTGCCCCGTCCATGGCCAGCGCTCCACCCTGACGTGCGGACGCTGCGGCACGTTCCTCTGCGCGAGCTGCGATGTGCAGGACGCCCAGGGCTCGCCCCGCTGCGAGGACTGCGCGGAGCGGCAGGTTGCCGGGGGCGAGACGCGACGGAGCAACCGCCGGAGGCTGGCCGCCTGGGGCGTGCTGCTCCTCATGTTCGGCCCCGTCCTCTTCATGGCGCTCGCTGTCCTGCTGCGAAGAATCCTGGGCTGA
- a CDS encoding HAD family hydrolase yields the protein MRPRAVFFDLDDTLIDRAGAFASYVEDLVIRHPRVFPESCRAADVAELHALDGRGSTDRTVFCRRVTEAFPGLGLSPEELWDDMSSLLPYLVVPSVGTLALVEDLRKRASVAVVSNGSGRVQRAKLHHAGLMHLLPDVFLSGEVGAEKPDARIFQAALARVDRAPEDVLHVGDDPERDIVGATRLGMATCWVSHGRRWPHGLPPPTFTVERITGDTKPLAEVLARWT from the coding sequence ATGCGGCCCCGGGCCGTCTTCTTCGACCTGGATGACACGCTGATCGACCGTGCCGGCGCCTTCGCCAGCTACGTCGAAGACCTCGTCATCCGCCACCCGCGCGTCTTCCCGGAGTCATGCCGTGCCGCGGATGTGGCCGAGCTGCACGCGCTCGACGGGCGTGGTTCCACGGACCGCACCGTCTTCTGCCGTCGCGTGACGGAGGCCTTCCCCGGCCTGGGGCTGTCACCCGAGGAACTCTGGGACGACATGTCCTCCCTGCTGCCGTACCTCGTCGTTCCCAGCGTGGGGACCCTCGCGCTCGTGGAGGACCTGAGGAAGCGCGCTTCCGTCGCCGTGGTGTCCAACGGCTCGGGCCGGGTGCAGCGCGCGAAGCTGCACCACGCGGGGCTCATGCACTTGCTGCCCGACGTCTTCCTCTCCGGCGAGGTCGGCGCGGAGAAGCCCGACGCGCGCATCTTCCAGGCGGCGCTCGCCCGGGTGGACCGCGCTCCCGAGGACGTGCTCCACGTCGGTGACGACCCGGAGCGGGACATCGTCGGCGCCACCCGCCTGGGCATGGCCACGTGCTGGGTGTCCCATGGCCGGCGGTGGCCCCACGGATTGCCTCCGCCCACCTTCACGGTGGAGCGAATCACCGGCGACACGAAGCCCCTCGCGGAGGTGCTCGCGCGATGGACATGA
- a CDS encoding STM4014 family protein: protein MMAPPFILIGNAENRRVTLFQEALERQGQAPARVVPWVDFLSTPGILADLPDTEALVRIDSAGESWEVEKALLRRGSVDAEEDDCTHLTPAEVDALEDDHGRILCPRQYHLGFLKTLTELQGIFAAHPRWRILQSPASISDLFDKRITSRKYASLGVPVPEPLDGVTDPESLRQRMREQDCREVFVKVSCGSSASCLAIYRRGRTRDTLVTTIEQAATGWYNSLKVRRIDEPARVDEVLGFLLAEGSQVEHSIPKARLGGDYFDCRVLMVRGEPAFTVVRQSRHPITNLHLGGWRGDLDELRAAVPPNEWEDAMESCRTVARAHDCLHVGIDLMFEDYFTGHRVLEANAFGDLLPNLRRDGLTVYEWEIREALRALPTSGP, encoded by the coding sequence ATGATGGCACCTCCCTTCATCCTCATCGGCAACGCGGAGAACCGGCGCGTCACCCTCTTCCAGGAGGCGCTGGAGCGCCAGGGCCAGGCCCCCGCACGGGTGGTGCCCTGGGTGGACTTCCTCTCCACCCCGGGGATTCTCGCGGACCTGCCGGACACGGAGGCGTTGGTCCGCATCGATTCGGCGGGAGAGAGCTGGGAGGTGGAGAAGGCGCTGCTCCGGCGCGGCTCCGTGGACGCGGAGGAGGACGACTGCACGCACCTCACGCCAGCGGAGGTGGACGCCCTGGAGGATGACCACGGGCGCATCCTCTGCCCCCGGCAGTACCACCTGGGCTTCCTGAAGACGCTCACGGAGCTGCAAGGCATCTTCGCGGCGCACCCGCGCTGGCGCATCCTCCAGTCGCCCGCGAGCATCTCCGACCTCTTCGACAAGCGCATCACCTCGCGGAAGTACGCCTCGCTCGGCGTGCCGGTGCCCGAGCCGCTGGACGGCGTGACGGACCCGGAGTCCCTGCGCCAGCGGATGCGGGAGCAGGACTGCCGCGAGGTGTTCGTGAAGGTTTCCTGCGGCTCGTCGGCGTCATGCCTGGCCATCTACCGCCGGGGGCGCACCCGGGACACGCTGGTCACCACCATCGAGCAGGCGGCGACGGGCTGGTACAACTCGCTGAAGGTGCGCCGCATCGACGAGCCCGCGCGCGTGGACGAGGTGCTGGGCTTCCTCCTTGCCGAGGGCTCGCAGGTAGAGCACTCGATTCCCAAGGCCCGGCTGGGCGGTGACTACTTCGACTGCCGGGTGCTGATGGTGCGCGGCGAGCCGGCCTTCACGGTGGTGCGGCAGAGCCGGCATCCGATTACCAACCTGCACCTGGGCGGCTGGCGCGGGGACCTGGACGAGCTGCGCGCCGCGGTACCGCCGAACGAGTGGGAAGACGCCATGGAGAGCTGCCGCACCGTGGCGCGCGCCCACGACTGCCTGCACGTGGGCATCGACCTGATGTTCGAGGACTACTTCACCGGGCACCGCGTGCTGGAGGCCAACGCCTTCGGAGACCTGCTCCCCAACCTGCGCCGCGACGGCCTCACCGTGTACGAGTGGGAGATTCGAGAAGCGCTGCGAGCCCTTCCCACCTCAGGCCCGTGA
- a CDS encoding STM4011 family radical SAM protein → MKLTVLYRGPLSSCNYGCEYCPFGKWKQSEEELAKDREDLARFMAWVESRTDLRLSVFFTPWGEALIWPWYQEALARLTHLEHVEKAAVQTNLSCTLDWVERCNVEKLGIWATYHPEWMKRRRFVAQCEKLSTLGVRHSAGMVGFVRFAEEAEGLRGELPPDTYLWINAVKDGQEEPYTPEDVARFTRVDPLFPVNNTRHPSLGRACRGGESVISVDGEGTARRCHFIDEPIGNIYTPDFDAALKPRACSKATCGCHIGYVHLEYLELDRVFGSGILERVPVSPPWKGPLPAPGSRA, encoded by the coding sequence ATGAAGCTCACCGTGCTCTACCGGGGCCCGTTGTCCAGCTGCAACTACGGCTGCGAGTACTGCCCCTTCGGCAAGTGGAAGCAGAGCGAGGAGGAGCTCGCCAAGGACCGCGAGGACCTGGCGCGCTTCATGGCGTGGGTGGAGTCGCGCACCGACCTGCGCCTCTCCGTCTTCTTCACGCCGTGGGGCGAGGCGCTCATCTGGCCCTGGTACCAGGAGGCGCTCGCGCGGCTGACCCACCTGGAGCACGTGGAGAAGGCCGCCGTGCAGACGAACCTCTCCTGCACGCTGGACTGGGTGGAGCGCTGCAACGTGGAGAAGCTGGGCATCTGGGCGACGTACCACCCCGAGTGGATGAAGCGCCGCCGCTTCGTGGCCCAGTGCGAGAAGCTGTCCACGCTTGGCGTGCGGCACAGCGCCGGCATGGTGGGCTTCGTCCGCTTCGCCGAGGAGGCGGAAGGCCTGCGCGGCGAGCTGCCCCCCGACACGTACCTGTGGATCAACGCGGTGAAGGACGGGCAGGAGGAGCCCTACACACCCGAAGACGTCGCGCGCTTCACCCGCGTGGACCCGCTCTTCCCCGTCAACAACACACGCCACCCCAGCCTGGGCCGCGCGTGCCGGGGCGGCGAGTCCGTCATCTCCGTGGACGGCGAGGGCACCGCGCGCCGGTGCCACTTCATCGACGAGCCGATTGGGAACATCTACACGCCGGACTTCGACGCGGCGCTGAAGCCGCGTGCGTGCTCGAAGGCCACGTGCGGGTGCCACATCGGCTACGTGCACCTGGAGTACCTGGAGCTGGACCGCGTCTTCGGCTCCGGCATCCTGGAGCGCGTGCCCGTGTCGCCGCCGTGGAAGGGCCCGCTGCCCGCTCCCGGCTCACGGGCCTGA
- a CDS encoding STM4012 family radical SAM protein, giving the protein MTRLEQMLGETPYVAYLYGYPHKTAYRPFTPALPLESVWAEERRDALFLYVHVPFCEMRCGFCNLFTAAGPKQDVVDGYLAALGRETRRVKEALGTASFARAALGGGTPTLLDVRGLHTVFDLMEGVLGADLKGIPVGVEVSPETVDAEKLRALRSRGTDRVSIGVQSFLDAEVAAVKRPQQTAQVEAALDLIRSTGFPTLNIDLIYGMEGQTVESFLYSLRAALRFNPEELYLYPLYVRPLTFLGKKARAWDDLRLSLYRAGREFLLSQGYSQVSMRMFRAKHAPDLGGPVYRCQEDGMVGLGCGARSYTGGVHYSSEYAVGSREVRNIIAAYSERTEASFGEVGYGFRLDTEERRRRYMLLSLLAEGVDLAAYRQRFCTDALADFPELLELEAHGLGRRVDGVLRLTGAGVERSDLIGPWLHSEQVRDMMQEYAWR; this is encoded by the coding sequence ATGACGCGCCTGGAGCAGATGCTGGGTGAGACGCCCTACGTGGCGTACCTCTACGGCTACCCCCACAAGACGGCCTACCGGCCCTTCACCCCCGCGCTCCCCCTGGAGTCCGTCTGGGCGGAGGAGCGGCGCGACGCGCTGTTCCTCTACGTCCACGTGCCCTTCTGCGAGATGCGCTGCGGCTTCTGCAACCTCTTCACCGCCGCAGGCCCCAAGCAGGACGTGGTGGACGGGTACCTCGCCGCGCTCGGCCGCGAGACGCGCCGGGTGAAGGAGGCACTGGGCACGGCCAGCTTCGCTCGCGCCGCGCTGGGCGGCGGTACACCGACGCTGCTCGACGTGCGCGGCCTGCACACCGTGTTCGACCTCATGGAAGGCGTCCTGGGCGCGGACCTGAAGGGCATCCCCGTGGGCGTGGAGGTGTCGCCGGAGACGGTGGACGCGGAGAAGCTCCGCGCGCTGCGCTCGCGCGGCACGGACCGGGTGAGCATCGGTGTGCAGAGCTTCCTGGATGCGGAGGTCGCCGCGGTGAAGCGCCCGCAGCAGACGGCCCAGGTCGAGGCCGCGCTGGACCTCATCCGCTCCACGGGCTTCCCCACGCTCAACATCGACCTCATCTACGGGATGGAGGGGCAGACGGTGGAGAGCTTCCTCTACTCCCTGCGCGCCGCCCTCCGCTTCAACCCCGAGGAGCTGTACCTCTATCCGCTCTACGTGCGGCCGCTGACGTTCCTCGGCAAGAAGGCCCGCGCGTGGGACGACCTGCGCCTGTCGCTCTACCGCGCCGGCCGCGAGTTCCTCCTGTCCCAGGGCTACTCGCAGGTCTCCATGCGCATGTTCCGCGCGAAGCACGCACCGGACCTGGGCGGCCCGGTGTACCGCTGCCAGGAGGACGGCATGGTGGGCCTGGGCTGCGGGGCGCGCTCGTACACCGGCGGCGTGCACTACTCGTCCGAGTACGCGGTGGGCTCGCGCGAGGTGCGCAACATCATCGCCGCGTACAGCGAGCGCACCGAGGCGTCCTTCGGCGAGGTGGGCTACGGCTTCCGGCTGGACACCGAGGAGCGGCGGCGGCGCTACATGCTCCTGTCGCTGCTGGCGGAGGGCGTGGACCTGGCCGCGTACCGGCAGCGCTTCTGCACCGACGCGCTGGCGGACTTCCCCGAGCTGCTGGAGCTGGAGGCGCACGGGCTGGGGAGGCGGGTGGACGGCGTGTTGCGGCTCACCGGGGCGGGCGTGGAGCGCTCGGACTTGATTGGCCCCTGGCTGCACTCGGAGCAGGTGCGGGACATGATGCAGGAGTACGCCTGGCGATGA
- a CDS encoding L,D-transpeptidase family protein, with protein sequence MAPDAFEAYLRPPHPPADGFAPVPGSLAARPGSEVLALAHGRVAEVGEGGRSVVLEHLYYENHALLRARSEYSGLDGVELRPEALVTRGQVLGRVGKTARLVVTVHAGRRLSAAELRRFTSTRERLPLPAEEASLLLISHEDFQLRLYAKGREVVRKEVGFGQAAGAKEVRGDNRTPKGMYFVTQKVRGDIPGPYSAFYGGHWIRVNYPNPWDADRGVASGFVDAKTRERIARDWAARRNTEASTRLGSGIGLHGWAGEWTLAESGGRLSWGCVVMHTPDIASLFDQVPEGTMVVLF encoded by the coding sequence ATGGCTCCCGATGCGTTCGAGGCGTACCTGCGTCCTCCGCACCCGCCCGCGGATGGCTTCGCTCCCGTGCCCGGGAGCCTGGCTGCTCGTCCGGGAAGCGAGGTGCTCGCACTGGCGCATGGCCGCGTCGCGGAGGTGGGCGAAGGCGGGCGCTCCGTCGTGCTGGAGCACCTGTACTACGAGAACCATGCGCTGCTGCGTGCCCGGTCCGAGTACTCGGGGCTGGACGGGGTGGAGCTCCGTCCGGAGGCGCTCGTCACGCGAGGGCAGGTGCTGGGACGGGTGGGGAAGACGGCCCGGCTCGTCGTGACGGTGCACGCGGGCCGGCGTCTCTCCGCCGCGGAGCTGCGGCGCTTCACCTCGACGCGGGAGCGGCTGCCGCTTCCGGCGGAGGAAGCGTCACTGCTGCTCATCTCGCACGAGGACTTCCAGCTCCGTCTGTACGCGAAGGGGCGTGAAGTGGTCCGCAAGGAGGTGGGCTTCGGCCAGGCAGCGGGAGCCAAGGAGGTGCGCGGCGACAACCGCACGCCGAAGGGCATGTACTTCGTCACGCAGAAGGTGCGAGGGGACATTCCCGGGCCGTACTCGGCCTTCTATGGCGGGCACTGGATTCGGGTGAACTATCCGAATCCGTGGGACGCCGACCGGGGTGTGGCCTCGGGCTTCGTCGATGCGAAGACGCGCGAGCGCATTGCCCGCGACTGGGCGGCGCGGCGGAACACGGAGGCCTCCACGCGCCTGGGCAGCGGTATCGGCCTGCACGGCTGGGCGGGGGAGTGGACGCTGGCGGAGAGCGGCGGGCGCCTGTCCTGGGGCTGCGTGGTGATGCACACCCCGGACATCGCCTCGCTGTTCGACCAGGTGCCCGAGGGGACCATGGTCGTCCTCTTCTAG
- a CDS encoding LOG family protein, whose protein sequence is MTEIETIDAFERHLRSGAHLSNVVIQGLDLRRYTRELASSELAGTVFLGCELETEALRVALTHGALVFPPITGLPYQPYRGSVYSPEELYAGFDPARPETYADTLDARVYAHWAAQGRGSPPTLLETLAQRLHDHAVTDAMEEVLAAGGGKRKVVAIMGGHSMKRGQPDYRAVAALARELTQRGFFMVSGGGPGAMEATHVGAWFARRTEAELDSGLAMLAKAPSYTDREWLACAFEVRGAFPLRDGDRPHCDSLGIPTWHYGHEPPNPFATYIAKYFANSVREDGLLTIARGGIVYAPGSAGTIQEIFQDACQNHYNSVGVISPMIFLGTEFWTRTRPVYPLLVQLAQGQEYARHLLLTDSREEVIRALVDYDFAQHGAG, encoded by the coding sequence GTGACCGAGATTGAAACCATCGACGCCTTCGAGCGGCACCTGCGCTCGGGAGCGCACCTCTCCAACGTCGTCATCCAGGGGCTGGACTTGCGGCGGTACACCCGCGAGCTGGCCTCCTCCGAGCTGGCGGGCACCGTCTTCCTCGGGTGTGAGCTGGAGACTGAGGCCCTGCGCGTGGCGCTCACGCACGGGGCCCTCGTCTTCCCGCCCATCACCGGGCTGCCCTACCAGCCCTATCGCGGCAGCGTCTATTCGCCGGAAGAGCTGTACGCCGGCTTCGACCCGGCACGGCCGGAGACGTACGCCGACACGCTGGACGCGCGCGTCTACGCGCACTGGGCCGCGCAGGGACGGGGCAGCCCGCCCACGCTGCTGGAGACGCTGGCGCAGCGGCTCCATGACCATGCCGTCACCGACGCCATGGAGGAGGTGCTCGCGGCGGGGGGCGGGAAGCGCAAGGTGGTGGCCATCATGGGCGGCCACTCGATGAAGCGCGGACAGCCGGACTACCGCGCGGTGGCGGCGCTGGCTCGCGAGCTCACCCAGCGGGGCTTCTTCATGGTCTCCGGCGGAGGCCCGGGCGCCATGGAGGCCACCCACGTCGGCGCCTGGTTCGCACGGCGCACCGAAGCGGAGCTGGACTCGGGGCTCGCCATGCTCGCGAAGGCCCCCAGCTACACCGACCGCGAGTGGCTCGCGTGCGCCTTCGAGGTACGGGGCGCGTTTCCGCTTCGCGATGGCGACAGGCCCCACTGCGACAGCCTGGGCATCCCCACGTGGCACTACGGGCACGAGCCGCCCAACCCGTTCGCGACGTACATCGCCAAGTACTTCGCCAACAGCGTGCGCGAGGACGGCCTGCTCACGATTGCTCGCGGTGGCATCGTCTATGCGCCGGGCAGCGCAGGCACCATCCAGGAAATCTTCCAGGACGCGTGCCAGAACCACTACAACTCCGTGGGCGTCATCAGCCCGATGATCTTCCTCGGCACCGAGTTCTGGACGCGCACGCGTCCCGTGTATCCGCTGCTGGTGCAGCTCGCCCAGGGACAGGAGTACGCGCGCCACCTGCTGCTGACGGACTCGCGGGAGGAGGTCATCCGGGCGCTGGTGGACTACGACTTCGCGCAACACGGCGCGGGGTGA